One part of the Streptomyces nigra genome encodes these proteins:
- a CDS encoding M20 family metallopeptidase: MSAESEADQTGESALPGTLPEALRAELIEFRRDLHMHPELGNQEFRTTAAIKARLEKAGLKPRVLSSGTGLVCDIGEWDGGRPMLALRGDIDALPIPDTKSECAYRSTVPDRAHACGHDVHTTVVLGAGLVLAELERRGQLPRPVRLLFQPAEEVLPGGAVEAIANGVLDGVGRFLALHCDPKVDAGRIGLRQGAITSACDRLEIALDGPGGHTARPHLTTDLVTAVARVVTDVPAIVARRVDARSGLSVTWGRVESGHAPNVIPQHAEVAGTVRCLDLDTWRQAPDLVVAAIDEVANLHRAKSEINYVRGVPPVVNDADSTELLRDAMTARRGADSVESTEQSLGGEDFSWYLEHVPGAMARLGVRHPGDRIGRDLHQGDFDVDESAITVGVELFTAAALLDATR, encoded by the coding sequence ATGTCCGCAGAGTCCGAGGCCGACCAAACCGGAGAATCAGCACTCCCCGGCACCTTGCCGGAAGCGCTGCGCGCCGAGCTCATCGAGTTCCGGCGCGACCTCCACATGCACCCTGAGCTCGGCAATCAAGAGTTCAGAACGACCGCGGCGATCAAGGCCCGCCTGGAGAAGGCCGGCCTGAAGCCCCGCGTCCTCTCGAGCGGCACCGGCCTCGTCTGCGACATCGGCGAGTGGGACGGCGGACGCCCCATGCTCGCGCTGCGCGGCGACATCGACGCGCTCCCCATCCCGGACACGAAGAGTGAGTGCGCCTACCGCTCCACCGTGCCCGACCGCGCCCACGCCTGCGGCCACGACGTGCACACCACCGTCGTCCTCGGCGCCGGGCTCGTCCTGGCCGAGCTGGAGCGGCGTGGACAGCTGCCCCGGCCGGTCCGGCTGCTGTTCCAGCCCGCCGAGGAGGTCCTCCCCGGCGGCGCCGTCGAGGCCATCGCGAACGGCGTGCTCGACGGGGTGGGCCGGTTCCTGGCCCTGCACTGCGACCCCAAGGTGGACGCGGGGCGGATCGGGCTGCGGCAGGGCGCCATCACCTCCGCCTGCGACCGGCTGGAGATCGCTCTCGACGGCCCCGGCGGACACACCGCCCGCCCGCATCTGACGACCGACCTCGTCACCGCCGTCGCCCGCGTCGTCACCGATGTGCCGGCGATCGTCGCCCGGCGCGTCGACGCCCGCAGCGGACTGTCGGTGACTTGGGGCCGCGTCGAGTCCGGGCACGCGCCCAACGTCATCCCGCAGCACGCCGAGGTGGCCGGAACCGTGCGCTGCCTCGACCTCGACACCTGGCGGCAGGCCCCCGACCTGGTCGTCGCCGCGATCGACGAGGTCGCCAACCTGCACCGCGCCAAGTCGGAGATCAACTACGTGCGGGGCGTCCCGCCCGTCGTCAACGACGCCGACTCCACCGAGCTGCTCCGCGACGCGATGACCGCCCGGCGCGGCGCCGACTCCGTCGAGTCCACCGAGCAGAGCCTCGGCGGCGAGGACTTCTCCTGGTACCTGGAGCACGTCCCCGGCGCCATGGCCCGCCTCGGCGTCCGCCACCCGGGCGACAGGATCGGCCGCGACCTGCACCAGGGCGACTTCGACGTCGACGAGTCGGCCATCACGGTCGGCGTGGAGCTGTTCACGGCGGCGGCCCTGCTCGACGCGACCCGCTGA
- a CDS encoding BMP family lipoprotein, with the protein MRRTSKLTSVAVGVASIALAATACGGTSSDSGSGSDGSGDSKGLAIAYDIGGKGDQSFNDAAYAGLQKAAKEFDYKTADIEPTEGETDADKEQRLSSLAKQGYNPVIGVGFAYGPAMEAVAKKYPKTTFGIVDSVVEGENVASLVFAEQEASYLAGVAAAKATKTNTVGFVGGVDVPLIHKFEAGYKQGVQDTNPKVKVLSQYLTQTAEEGGFSSPDKGKAAAEGQIEKGSDVEYAAAGLSGQGVIEAASKAKVWAIGVDSDQYKQAALANYKGSILTSALKDVGGAVFTLAKSVHDGEPLTGTQTFDLKVDGVGLSDSNPEFAKIPGLAEAVEKAKEGIIDGTIKVKTE; encoded by the coding sequence ATGCGTCGGACATCCAAACTGACCAGTGTCGCGGTGGGGGTCGCGTCGATCGCGCTCGCTGCCACGGCGTGCGGTGGTACCAGCAGTGACAGCGGCAGCGGAAGCGACGGCAGCGGCGACTCCAAGGGTCTCGCCATCGCCTACGACATCGGCGGCAAGGGCGACCAGTCCTTCAACGACGCCGCCTACGCCGGCCTGCAGAAGGCGGCGAAGGAGTTCGATTACAAGACGGCCGACATCGAGCCCACCGAGGGCGAGACGGACGCCGACAAGGAGCAGCGGCTCTCGTCGCTGGCCAAGCAGGGCTACAACCCGGTGATCGGCGTCGGCTTCGCCTACGGTCCCGCGATGGAGGCCGTGGCCAAGAAGTACCCGAAGACCACCTTCGGCATCGTCGACTCGGTGGTCGAGGGCGAGAACGTCGCCTCCCTCGTCTTCGCCGAGCAGGAGGCCTCCTACCTGGCCGGTGTCGCGGCGGCCAAGGCCACCAAGACGAACACGGTGGGCTTCGTCGGCGGTGTCGACGTCCCGCTGATCCACAAGTTCGAGGCCGGTTACAAGCAGGGCGTGCAGGACACCAACCCCAAGGTGAAGGTCCTGTCGCAGTACCTGACGCAGACCGCCGAGGAGGGTGGCTTCTCCAGCCCCGACAAGGGCAAGGCCGCCGCCGAGGGCCAGATCGAGAAGGGCTCGGACGTCGAGTACGCCGCCGCCGGCCTCTCCGGCCAGGGCGTCATCGAGGCCGCGTCGAAGGCCAAGGTCTGGGCGATCGGTGTCGACTCCGACCAGTACAAGCAGGCGGCCCTCGCCAACTACAAGGGCTCGATCCTGACCTCCGCCCTGAAGGACGTCGGCGGTGCCGTGTTCACGCTGGCCAAGTCCGTCCACGACGGTGAGCCGCTGACCGGCACGCAGACCTTCGACCTCAAGGTCGACGGCGTGGGCCTGTCGGACTCCAACCCCGAGTTCGCGAAGATCCCGGGTCTGGCCGAGGCCGTCGAGAAGGCCAAGGAAGGCATCATCGACGGCACCATCAAGGTCAAGACCGAGTAG
- a CDS encoding BMP family lipoprotein — MRRISRITVAGAATASLALALSACGGTSTEASSEGSKGGDKGLAIAYDVGGKGDQSFNDAAYAGLEKAKKDFGYTTADVEPTDGETDADKEQRLASLAKQGYNPVIGVGYAYAAAVKGAAEKFPNTTFGIVDDSTVEAKNVADLVFSEEEASYLAGVAAAKSTKTNTVGFVGGVDIPLIHKFQAGFEQGVKDTNPKAKVLTQYLTQTAEEGGFSSPDKGKSAAEGQIEKKADVVYAAAGVSGQGVIEAAAANKVWAIGVDSDQYSQEALAKYKDSILTSAMKDVAKAVYNLAKSVEDGKPETGIVRGDLKSGEVSLSNSNPKFADNAELQEALKTAKEKIVSGEIKVKTS; from the coding sequence ATGCGCCGGATTTCCCGGATCACGGTCGCGGGCGCAGCGACCGCCTCTCTGGCCCTCGCTCTCTCCGCCTGCGGCGGCACCTCCACCGAGGCCTCCTCGGAGGGTTCGAAGGGCGGGGACAAGGGTCTCGCCATCGCGTACGACGTCGGCGGCAAGGGCGACCAGTCCTTCAACGACGCCGCGTACGCGGGCCTGGAGAAGGCGAAGAAGGACTTCGGCTACACGACCGCCGACGTCGAGCCCACCGACGGTGAGACGGACGCCGACAAGGAGCAGCGCCTCGCGTCGCTGGCCAAGCAGGGCTACAACCCGGTGATCGGTGTCGGCTACGCCTACGCCGCCGCCGTCAAGGGCGCCGCCGAGAAGTTCCCGAACACCACCTTCGGCATCGTCGACGACTCCACCGTCGAGGCGAAGAACGTCGCCGACCTCGTCTTCTCCGAGGAGGAGGCGTCGTACCTGGCCGGTGTCGCCGCCGCCAAGAGCACCAAGACGAACACCGTCGGCTTCGTGGGCGGCGTGGACATCCCGCTGATCCACAAGTTCCAGGCCGGCTTCGAGCAGGGCGTCAAGGACACCAACCCCAAGGCCAAGGTCCTCACCCAGTACCTCACGCAGACCGCTGAGGAGGGTGGCTTCTCCAGCCCCGACAAGGGCAAGTCGGCCGCCGAGGGCCAGATCGAGAAGAAGGCGGACGTCGTCTACGCCGCCGCCGGTGTGTCCGGTCAGGGTGTCATCGAGGCCGCCGCCGCCAACAAGGTGTGGGCGATCGGCGTCGACTCCGACCAGTACAGCCAGGAAGCGCTCGCCAAGTACAAGGACTCGATCCTGACCTCGGCGATGAAGGACGTCGCCAAGGCGGTGTACAACCTGGCGAAGTCGGTCGAGGACGGCAAGCCCGAGACCGGTATCGTTCGTGGCGATCTGAAGTCGGGTGAGGTGAGCCTGTCGAACTCCAACCCGAAGTTCGCGGACAATGCCGAGCTTCAGGAAGCCCTCAAGACGGCCAAGGAGAAGATCGTCAGCGGCGAGATCAAGGTCAAGACCAGCTGA
- a CDS encoding ABC transporter ATP-binding protein, which yields MTAVELAGITKRFPGVVANHDIHLTVNKGTVHALVGENGAGKSTLMKILYGMQKPDEGTIAVDGEQVTFSSPADAIVRGIGMVHQHFMLADNLTVLENVVLGSEKLYGIGAKARRKIKDISERYGLGVEPDRLVEELGVAARQRVEILKVLYRGARTLILDEPTAVLVPQEVDALFENLRELKSEGLSVIFISHKLGEVLSVADEITVIRRGTTVGTAVPAETTPKQLAEMMVGSELPTPETAESTVTDRPVITVDKLRLEAAGGKALLDDITFTIHAGEVLGIAGVEGNGQTELVDALIGLKHADSGTITLADEEITGWATRKRREQGIGYIPEDRHRHGLLLEAPLWENRILGHVTEEPLAKGVWLNPKAAQQDTRRIVEAYDVRTPGIDVTAASLSGGNQQKLIVGREMSHKPRFLIAAHPTRGVDVGAQAAIWDHIREARREGLAVLLISADLDELIGLSDTLRVIYNGKLVADADPATITPEQLGSAMTGAATGHLEDDDTTPGTPDLSKSPESGEDEAR from the coding sequence GTGACCGCCGTCGAGCTCGCCGGGATCACCAAGCGTTTCCCGGGCGTCGTGGCCAACCACGACATCCACCTCACCGTCAACAAGGGCACCGTGCACGCCCTCGTCGGCGAGAACGGCGCCGGCAAGTCGACCCTGATGAAGATCCTCTACGGCATGCAGAAGCCGGACGAGGGCACCATCGCGGTCGACGGCGAGCAGGTGACCTTCTCGTCCCCGGCCGACGCCATCGTGCGCGGCATCGGCATGGTCCACCAGCACTTCATGCTCGCGGACAACCTCACCGTCCTCGAGAACGTGGTGCTGGGCAGCGAGAAGCTGTACGGCATCGGTGCCAAGGCCCGCCGCAAGATCAAGGACATCTCCGAGCGCTACGGCCTCGGCGTGGAGCCCGACCGCCTCGTCGAGGAGCTCGGCGTCGCCGCCCGCCAGCGCGTGGAGATCCTCAAGGTCCTCTACCGCGGCGCCCGCACCCTCATCCTCGACGAGCCGACCGCGGTCCTCGTGCCGCAGGAGGTCGACGCGCTCTTCGAGAACCTGCGCGAGCTGAAGTCCGAGGGCCTGTCGGTCATCTTCATCTCCCACAAGCTGGGCGAGGTGCTCTCCGTCGCCGACGAGATCACCGTCATCCGCCGCGGCACCACCGTCGGCACGGCCGTCCCCGCCGAGACCACGCCGAAGCAGCTCGCCGAGATGATGGTCGGCAGCGAACTGCCCACGCCGGAGACCGCCGAGTCCACGGTCACCGACCGCCCCGTCATCACCGTGGACAAGCTCCGTCTGGAGGCGGCCGGCGGCAAGGCCCTGCTGGACGACATCACCTTCACCATCCACGCGGGCGAGGTCCTGGGCATCGCCGGCGTCGAGGGCAACGGCCAGACCGAACTCGTCGACGCCCTCATCGGCCTCAAGCACGCCGACTCCGGCACGATCACCCTCGCCGACGAGGAGATCACCGGCTGGGCCACCCGCAAGCGCCGCGAGCAGGGCATCGGCTACATCCCCGAGGACCGGCACCGCCACGGCCTGCTCCTGGAGGCCCCCCTCTGGGAGAACCGCATCCTCGGCCATGTCACCGAGGAGCCCCTCGCCAAGGGCGTCTGGCTGAACCCCAAGGCCGCCCAGCAGGACACCCGCCGCATCGTCGAGGCGTACGACGTCCGCACCCCCGGCATCGACGTCACCGCCGCCTCGCTGTCCGGCGGCAACCAGCAGAAGCTGATCGTCGGCCGCGAGATGAGCCACAAGCCGCGCTTCCTGATCGCCGCGCACCCCACCCGCGGTGTCGACGTCGGCGCGCAGGCGGCGATCTGGGACCACATCCGCGAGGCCCGTCGCGAGGGCCTGGCCGTGCTGCTGATCTCCGCCGACCTCGACGAGCTGATCGGCCTGTCCGACACCCTCCGCGTGATCTACAACGGCAAGCTGGTCGCGGACGCCGACCCGGCCACCATCACCCCGGAGCAGCTGGGCTCGGCGATGACGGGTGCCGCCACCGGGCACCTCGAAGACGACGACACGACCCCCGGGACTCCCGACCTGAGCAAGTCTCCCGAGTCCGGCGAAGACGAGGCACGCTGA
- a CDS encoding ABC transporter permease, translating into MKKFDKERVLLAVAGPVIALAVAFVLSAIVLIASGKSPVEPYTLMFEQLGFSDIQVLIINQASLYYIAALAVAIGFRMNLFNIGVDGQYQLAAMMAAVVGAHANLPAGLQVPLLLLTAVLTGAFWSGIAGVLKVTRGVSEVVATIMLNAIATSVIAYLWLPNVFGVKVGNNNTTGEMHESGWVSGIPVGDAGEIYGLVFLAVLLGIGYWVVLNRTRFGFDLRASGASETAAAASGVDPKRMVLTAMLLSGGIAGLAGLPILLGDTHTYSLNFPTGIGFLGIGIALLGRNSPVGIAFAALLWAWLDKASPELDFHGYDKEIAVIMQGLIVLSVVVSYEAVREWGLRRQQRRVGAELAAGHVLGADNNTTKEVAGR; encoded by the coding sequence ATGAAGAAGTTCGACAAGGAGCGCGTGCTCCTCGCGGTGGCCGGACCGGTCATCGCGCTGGCCGTGGCCTTCGTGCTCAGCGCGATCGTCCTGATCGCCTCGGGCAAGAGCCCGGTCGAGCCGTACACCCTGATGTTCGAGCAGCTCGGCTTCTCGGACATCCAGGTGCTGATCATCAACCAGGCGTCGCTGTACTACATCGCCGCCCTCGCGGTCGCCATCGGCTTCCGGATGAACCTGTTCAACATCGGTGTCGACGGCCAGTACCAGCTCGCCGCCATGATGGCCGCCGTCGTCGGCGCCCACGCCAACCTCCCGGCCGGCCTCCAGGTCCCGCTGCTCCTCCTCACCGCCGTCCTCACCGGCGCCTTCTGGTCCGGCATCGCCGGTGTCCTGAAGGTCACCCGGGGCGTCAGCGAGGTCGTCGCGACGATCATGCTCAACGCGATCGCGACCTCCGTCATCGCCTACCTGTGGCTGCCGAACGTCTTCGGCGTCAAGGTCGGCAACAACAACACCACCGGCGAGATGCACGAGTCCGGCTGGGTCTCCGGCATCCCCGTCGGCGACGCCGGCGAGATCTACGGCCTGGTCTTCCTCGCCGTGCTCCTCGGCATCGGCTACTGGGTCGTCCTCAACCGCACCCGCTTCGGCTTCGACCTGCGCGCCTCCGGCGCCTCCGAGACCGCCGCCGCGGCCAGCGGCGTCGACCCCAAGCGCATGGTGCTCACCGCCATGCTGCTCTCCGGCGGCATCGCGGGCCTCGCCGGCCTGCCGATCCTGCTCGGCGACACCCACACGTACAGCCTGAACTTCCCCACCGGCATCGGCTTCCTCGGCATCGGCATCGCGCTGCTCGGCCGCAACAGCCCCGTCGGCATCGCGTTCGCCGCCCTGCTGTGGGCCTGGCTCGACAAGGCGTCCCCCGAGCTGGACTTCCACGGCTACGACAAGGAGATCGCGGTCATCATGCAGGGCCTGATCGTCCTCTCGGTCGTCGTCTCCTACGAGGCCGTCCGCGAGTGGGGCCTGCGCCGCCAGCAGCGCCGGGTCGGCGCCGAACTGGCAGCCGGTCACGTCCTCGGCGCCGACAACAACACCACGAAGGAGGTGGCTGGCCGATGA
- a CDS encoding ABC transporter permease produces the protein MTAPTSAVDVNQPSLQPAAPTGRRLSWQVLLLVIAGALALTSIVRIITGADGITNVSQMSTALQLAVPIGLAGLGGLWAERAGVVNIGLEGMMILGTWFGAWAGFQWGPWTGVVVGIAGGCIGGVLHAIATVTFRVNHIVSGVALNILALGITRYLAPLAFEGHAGGSAKQSPAVETLGHFTVPGLSDGLRDLNDNGWFFVSDIAGLLGGLVTNVSWLTLIAVALIPATWWILWRTAFGLRLRSCGENPIAAESLGVNVYKYKYIAVIISGGLAGLGGVFLSIVANPFYLEGQVSGRGYIGLAAMIFGNWMPGGLALGAGLFGYTDSLNLRGGSTNVHALLLLGALLLIIGAIWLVIRKKYAPSMITAVVGALVYTWYATTNEVPNQVVSATPYVVTLVVLTLSAQRLRMPKADGLPYRKGQGK, from the coding sequence ATGACTGCCCCGACCTCAGCGGTTGATGTCAACCAGCCCTCGCTGCAGCCCGCGGCGCCGACCGGCCGCCGTCTTTCCTGGCAGGTGCTGCTGCTGGTCATCGCCGGAGCCCTGGCACTGACCTCGATCGTCCGCATCATCACCGGCGCCGACGGCATCACCAACGTCAGCCAGATGTCCACCGCGCTCCAGCTCGCCGTGCCGATCGGCCTCGCCGGTCTCGGCGGTCTGTGGGCCGAGCGGGCCGGCGTCGTCAACATCGGTCTCGAGGGCATGATGATCCTCGGTACCTGGTTCGGCGCCTGGGCCGGCTTCCAGTGGGGCCCCTGGACCGGCGTCGTCGTCGGCATCGCCGGCGGCTGCATCGGCGGCGTCCTGCACGCCATCGCCACCGTCACCTTCCGGGTCAACCACATCGTCTCCGGTGTGGCGCTGAACATCCTCGCGCTCGGCATCACCCGCTACCTCGCGCCCCTCGCCTTCGAGGGCCACGCGGGCGGCTCCGCCAAGCAGTCCCCGGCGGTCGAGACCCTCGGCCACTTCACCGTGCCCGGCCTCTCCGACGGCCTGCGGGACCTGAACGACAACGGCTGGTTCTTCGTCTCCGACATCGCCGGCCTGCTCGGCGGCCTCGTCACCAACGTGTCCTGGCTGACCCTGATCGCCGTCGCGCTGATCCCGGCCACCTGGTGGATCCTGTGGCGGACCGCCTTCGGTCTGCGGCTGCGCTCCTGCGGTGAGAACCCGATCGCCGCCGAGTCCCTCGGCGTCAACGTCTACAAGTACAAGTACATCGCCGTGATCATCTCCGGTGGTCTGGCCGGCCTCGGCGGTGTCTTCCTCTCCATCGTCGCCAACCCCTTCTATCTGGAGGGCCAGGTCAGCGGCCGCGGCTACATCGGCCTCGCCGCGATGATCTTCGGCAACTGGATGCCGGGCGGCCTCGCCCTCGGCGCCGGCCTGTTCGGCTACACCGACAGCCTCAACCTGCGCGGCGGCTCCACCAACGTGCACGCGCTGCTGCTGCTCGGCGCCCTGCTGCTGATCATCGGCGCCATCTGGCTGGTCATCCGCAAGAAGTACGCCCCGTCGATGATCACCGCGGTGGTCGGCGCCCTGGTCTACACCTGGTACGCCACCACCAACGAGGTGCCCAACCAGGTCGTCTCCGCCACGCCGTACGTCGTCACCCTCGTCGTCCTCACGCTGTCCGCGCAGCGCCTGCGGATGCCGAAGGCGGACGGCCTGCCGTACCGGAAGGGACAGGGCAAGTGA
- a CDS encoding cytidine deaminase, producing the protein MSPAAAPDVDWDTLREAARDAMSRAYAPYSGFPVGVAALVDDGRTVTGCNVENASYGLGLCAECGLVSELQNTGGGRLTHFACVDGEGRTLVPCGRCRQLLYEFGGPDLLLDTPAGILPLSEMLPQAFGPDHLSK; encoded by the coding sequence GTGAGCCCGGCCGCCGCCCCCGACGTCGACTGGGACACGCTGCGGGAGGCCGCGCGGGACGCCATGTCCCGCGCCTACGCGCCGTACTCCGGCTTCCCGGTCGGAGTCGCCGCCCTCGTCGACGACGGCCGCACGGTCACCGGCTGCAACGTCGAGAACGCCTCGTACGGACTCGGCCTGTGCGCCGAGTGCGGACTGGTGTCGGAGCTGCAGAACACCGGGGGCGGACGGCTCACGCACTTCGCGTGCGTCGACGGCGAGGGCCGGACGCTGGTGCCCTGCGGCCGCTGCCGCCAGCTGCTCTACGAGTTCGGCGGCCCCGACCTGCTGCTCGACACCCCGGCCGGCATCCTGCCGCTGTCGGAGATGCTGCCCCAGGCGTTCGGACCGGACCACCTCAGCAAGTAA
- a CDS encoding thymidine phosphorylase produces MSTDANSVIRTKRDRGELSDAQIDWVIDAYTRGEVADEQMSALAMAILLNGMNRREIARWTAAMIASGERMDFSSLSRPTADKHSTGGVGDKITLPLAPLVAACGAAVPQLSGRGLGHTGGTLDKLESIPGWRALLSNEEMLSVLDTTGAVICAAGDGLAPADKKLYALRDVTGTVEAIPLIASSIMSKKIAEGTGSLVLDVKVGTGAFMKTIEDARELASTMVGLGTDHGVKTVALLTDMSTPLGLTAGNALEVRESVEVLAGGGPADVVELTIALAREMLAAAGLEDVDPAKALADGSAMDVWRRMIAAQGGDPDAELPVAREQHVVTAPASGVLTRLDAYDIGVAAWRLGAGRARKEDPVQAGAGVEMHAKPGDTVTAGQPLLTLHTDTPERFAYALQAVEGSYDVSPAGTDFTASPVVLERIA; encoded by the coding sequence TTGTCGACGGATGCCAACTCCGTCATCCGCACCAAGCGGGACCGCGGCGAGCTCAGCGACGCACAGATCGACTGGGTCATCGACGCGTACACCCGCGGGGAGGTCGCCGACGAGCAGATGTCCGCGCTCGCCATGGCGATCCTCCTCAACGGCATGAACCGCCGCGAGATCGCCCGCTGGACGGCCGCCATGATCGCGAGCGGCGAGCGCATGGACTTCTCCTCGCTGTCCCGCCCGACGGCCGACAAGCACTCCACCGGCGGCGTCGGCGACAAGATCACGCTGCCGCTCGCGCCGCTGGTCGCCGCGTGCGGGGCCGCCGTGCCGCAGCTCTCCGGCCGCGGCCTCGGCCACACCGGCGGCACCCTCGACAAGCTGGAGTCCATCCCCGGCTGGCGCGCGCTGCTCTCCAACGAGGAGATGCTGTCCGTGCTCGACACCACCGGCGCCGTGATCTGCGCGGCGGGCGACGGCCTGGCCCCCGCCGACAAGAAGCTGTACGCCCTGCGGGACGTCACCGGCACCGTCGAGGCCATCCCGCTGATCGCCTCCTCGATCATGTCGAAGAAGATCGCCGAGGGCACCGGCTCGCTGGTCCTCGACGTGAAGGTCGGCACCGGCGCCTTCATGAAGACCATCGAGGACGCCCGCGAGCTGGCCTCCACCATGGTGGGCCTCGGCACCGACCACGGGGTGAAGACGGTCGCGCTGCTCACCGACATGTCCACCCCGCTCGGCCTCACCGCGGGCAACGCGCTCGAGGTCCGCGAGTCCGTCGAGGTCCTGGCCGGCGGCGGCCCCGCCGACGTGGTCGAGCTGACCATCGCCCTGGCCCGCGAGATGCTGGCGGCGGCCGGGCTGGAGGACGTCGACCCGGCGAAGGCCCTCGCCGACGGCTCCGCGATGGACGTCTGGCGACGCATGATCGCGGCGCAGGGCGGCGACCCGGACGCCGAACTGCCCGTCGCGCGCGAGCAGCACGTCGTCACGGCCCCCGCCTCCGGTGTCCTCACCCGCCTGGACGCCTACGACATCGGCGTCGCCGCCTGGCGCCTGGGCGCCGGACGCGCCCGCAAGGAGGACCCGGTGCAGGCGGGCGCCGGCGTCGAGATGCACGCCAAGCCCGGCGACACGGTGACCGCGGGCCAGCCCCTGCTGACCCTGCACACGGACACCCCGGAGCGCTTCGCGTACGCGCTGCAGGCGGTGGAGGGCTCGTACGACGTCAGCCCGGCCGGCACCGACTTCACGGCGTCGCCGGTGGTGCTGGAACGTATCGCCTGA
- a CDS encoding Uma2 family endonuclease produces MSALTVSQDPDQNWDDLVRFWEEMAWPEGSKVEIIEGIITVSPAPASRHNVIAERIQRRLYSVIPDDWGIFQTLAISVPSRLGMLIPDLLVAPVEECAEAESHIPAALAELVVEVTSRSNAQHDRVSKPAAYATAGIPLYLLIDRWAPGGPTATLFGEPKGDVYRVLRAVKFGDPITLPEPFGVTIDTGEFPVD; encoded by the coding sequence ATGAGCGCACTCACCGTGAGCCAGGACCCCGACCAGAACTGGGACGACCTCGTCCGGTTCTGGGAGGAGATGGCATGGCCCGAGGGCAGCAAGGTGGAGATCATCGAGGGGATCATCACCGTGTCACCTGCTCCCGCGTCCCGCCACAATGTAATCGCGGAACGTATTCAGCGTCGCCTCTACTCCGTGATCCCCGATGACTGGGGAATCTTCCAGACTCTGGCCATCTCCGTGCCGTCCCGTCTGGGCATGCTCATCCCGGACCTGCTCGTGGCGCCCGTGGAGGAGTGCGCGGAGGCGGAGTCCCACATCCCGGCGGCCTTGGCCGAACTCGTCGTCGAGGTGACCTCCCGGTCCAACGCCCAGCACGACCGCGTCAGCAAGCCCGCCGCATACGCCACCGCCGGTATCCCGCTCTACCTGCTCATCGACCGCTGGGCTCCGGGCGGCCCGACCGCCACGCTGTTCGGGGAACCCAAGGGGGACGTCTACCGGGTGCTGAGGGCGGTCAAGTTCGGCGACCCGATCACCCTGCCGGAGCCGTTCGGCGTGACGATCGACACCGGTGAGTTCCCCGTCGACTGA
- a CDS encoding AEC family transporter, whose product MQGVLTGFAVIAVVIAVGYVIGRRGYLGEHGRDVLTKLAFHVASPALLFTTLAGTDLSVIFSSRLLVTALSTAAAAGVFVAVAAVRRWGVGRTTIGALCSSYVNSGNLGIPIAVYVLGDASLVAPVLLFQLVGVTPVALTILDLSGGGAKGPLWHRLLTPLRNPIALGSLAGVAVSATGLRIPAPVLDPLTLIGGMSVPAVLLAFGISLCGSTMPGRGPDRHPVFLSVALKSLGQPAAAWALAAGVFGLRGASLLDVVVTSALPAAQNLYTYASSYGIGERLARDSILLSTVISVPVLVAVAALLG is encoded by the coding sequence GTGCAGGGTGTGTTGACGGGTTTCGCGGTGATCGCGGTGGTGATCGCCGTCGGCTATGTGATCGGTCGGCGCGGCTACCTCGGGGAGCACGGGCGGGACGTGCTGACGAAGCTGGCGTTCCACGTGGCGTCGCCCGCGCTGCTCTTCACCACTCTCGCGGGCACCGACCTCTCGGTGATCTTCTCCAGCCGTCTCCTGGTGACCGCGCTGAGCACGGCCGCCGCGGCCGGGGTCTTCGTGGCGGTCGCCGCCGTACGGCGCTGGGGCGTGGGCCGCACCACGATCGGCGCCCTGTGCTCGAGCTACGTGAACTCCGGCAACCTGGGCATCCCGATCGCCGTGTACGTCCTCGGGGACGCGTCGCTGGTGGCGCCGGTGCTGCTGTTCCAGCTCGTCGGGGTCACGCCGGTCGCGCTGACGATCCTCGACCTCTCCGGTGGCGGCGCGAAGGGCCCGCTGTGGCACCGCCTGCTGACACCGCTACGCAACCCGATCGCGCTCGGCTCGCTCGCGGGCGTGGCGGTGTCGGCGACGGGGCTGCGCATCCCGGCGCCCGTCCTGGACCCGCTGACGCTGATCGGCGGCATGTCGGTCCCCGCGGTCCTGCTGGCCTTCGGCATCTCCCTGTGCGGCAGCACGATGCCGGGCCGGGGCCCGGACCGGCACCCGGTGTTCCTCTCGGTGGCCCTCAAATCCCTCGGCCAGCCCGCCGCGGCCTGGGCCCTGGCGGCGGGCGTCTTCGGCCTGCGGGGCGCGTCCCTGCTGGACGTGGTGGTGACCTCGGCCCTGCCCGCCGCACAGAACCTGTACACGTACGCGTCGAGCTACGGCATCGGCGAACGCCTGGCCAGGGACTCGATCCTGCTGTCGACGGTGATCTCGGTACCGGTCCTGGTGGCGGTGGCGGCGCTCCTGGGCTGA